One genomic region from Salvia hispanica cultivar TCC Black 2014 chromosome 2, UniMelb_Shisp_WGS_1.0, whole genome shotgun sequence encodes:
- the LOC125205303 gene encoding serine/arginine-rich splicing factor RS2Z32-like isoform X2: MKRDYAFVEFSDPRDADDARYNLDGRDVDGRRITVEFAKGVPRGPGGVREYEGRGPAPGSGRCFNCGIDGHWARDCKAGDWKNKCYRCGERGHIERNCQNSPKKNSSGRGRSYSRSPVRSRSPRRGGRSRSRSFSRSRSYSRSRSPAARRGRDADYKERSRSPRDESPDLKRVASPTKSRKLSPTPDMDAPRERSASPSRGRVEREQDGYNSDSPKETSRSPVSPAGRRYDESPYEENGRNRSPSPGEDRSPAEDEDAVRSP; this comes from the exons ATGAAGCGTGACTACGCGTTTGTT GAATTCAGTGATCCACGGGATGCTGATGATGCTAGATATAACTTGGATGGGCGTGATGTTGATGGACGCCGCATTACTGTGGAATTTGCCAAGGGT GTACCACGTGGGCCTGGAGGAGTTCGGGAGTATGAGGGCAGAGGTCCTGCTCCAGGTTCTGGTCGCTGCTTCAATTGTGGCATTGATGGTCACTGGGCTCGTGATTGTAAAGCTGGAGACTGGAAGAATAAGTGTTACCGCTGTGGGGAAAGAGGTCACATTGAGAGGAACTGCCAAAACAGTCCTAAAAAGAATAG TAGTGGACGTGGTCGAAGTTACTCACGATCTCCTGTGAGGTCACGTTCCCCTCGCCGTGGTGGCCGCAGTAGGAGTAGAAGCTTCAGCAGAAGCCGCAGTTACAG CCGGTCAAGGTCCCCTGCTGCCAGAAGAGGACGTGATGCTGATTATAAAGAGAGGTCAAGAAGCCCTCGTGATGAAAGCCCAGATCTTAAAAGGGTTGCCTCTCCTACTAAATCAAGGAAGCTCAGTCCAACGCCTGATATGGATGCGCCAAGAGAGCGAAGTGCTTCTCCTAGTAGAGGCAGAGTGGAGAGAGAGCAAGATGGGTACAATAGTGATAGCCCAAAGGAGACTAGCCGTAGCCCTGTGAGTCCTGCTGGTAGGAGGTATGATGAGAGTCCTTACGAGGAAAATGGGCGCAATCGCAGCCCTAGCCCTGGAGAGGATAGAAGTCCTGCTGAGGATGAAGACGCAGTACGCTCTCCCTGA
- the LOC125205304 gene encoding pathogenesis-related protein 1-like isoform X1, translated as MQELRIGAQTKMINKAASGRDGSELKIISGLAMVLWKTMLMLAGLLFGIGMSVLAASAAAKVVHNTPKTELRRRTTHQKHAVFQAAYIPTMNLEQQDYLEAHNELRESAGMPPLEWDAKLAASAHDWAEKRRGDCDYRMHSSSPYGENIFYMKYREFSPKDVVQWWFSESKMYDSRQLRCRCAPEREGCECGHFLNVVWRDTKRVGCSGNVYCNNQGGVYIVCEYDPPALSAGNPFTLHHY; from the exons ATGCAGGAG CTAAGAATTGGTGCACAGACGAAGATGATAAACAAAGCAGCGAGTGGGAGAGATGGCTCGGAGCTGAAGATTATCAGTGGGTTGGCTATGGTGCTTTGGAAGACGATGTTGATGCTAGCTGGCCTCTTGTTTGGGATTGGAATGT CCGTGTTGGCGGCCTCAGCAGCGGCGAAGGTGGTCCACAACACGCCGAAAACGGAACTGAGGAGGCGGACCACCCACCAAAAGCACGCAGTATTCCAGGCGGCATACATACCAACCATGAACCTGGAGCAGCAGGACTACCTGGAGGCCCACAACGAGCTCCGGGAGTCGGCAGGCATGCCGCCGCTGGAGTGGGACGCGAAGCTGGCGGCGTCGGCGCACGACTGGGCGGAGAAGCGGCGCGGGGACTGCGACTACCGCATGCACTCGAGCAGCCCGTACGGGGAGAACATCTTCTACATGAAGTACCGAGAGTTCTCGCCCAAGGACGTGGTGCAGTGGTGGTTCAGCGAGAGCAAGATGTACGACTCGCGGCAGCTGCGGTGCCGCTGCGCCCCGGAGAGGGAGGGCTGCGAGTGCGGCCACTTCCTCAACGTGGTGTGGCGGGACACGAAGAGGGTCGGCTGCAGCGGCAACGTCTACTGCAACAATCAGGGGGGTGTCTACATCGTCTGTGAGTACGACCCGCCCGCGCTCTCTGCCGGAAATCCCTTCACCCTCCACCACTATTGA
- the LOC125205303 gene encoding serine/arginine-rich splicing factor RS2Z32-like isoform X1: MPRYDDRYGTSTRLYVGHLSSRTRSRDLEHVFSRYGRVRDVDMKRDYAFVEFSDPRDADDARYNLDGRDVDGRRITVEFAKGVPRGPGGVREYEGRGPAPGSGRCFNCGIDGHWARDCKAGDWKNKCYRCGERGHIERNCQNSPKKNSSGRGRSYSRSPVRSRSPRRGGRSRSRSFSRSRSYSRSRSPAARRGRDADYKERSRSPRDESPDLKRVASPTKSRKLSPTPDMDAPRERSASPSRGRVEREQDGYNSDSPKETSRSPVSPAGRRYDESPYEENGRNRSPSPGEDRSPAEDEDAVRSP, encoded by the exons ATGCCGCGCTATGATGATAGATATGGGACCAGTACTCGCCTCTATGTTGGTCACTTGTCCTCACGGACCCGATCCCGGGATCTTGAGCATGTTTTTAGTAGATATGGAAG AGTACGTGATGTGGATATGAAGCGTGACTACGCGTTTGTT GAATTCAGTGATCCACGGGATGCTGATGATGCTAGATATAACTTGGATGGGCGTGATGTTGATGGACGCCGCATTACTGTGGAATTTGCCAAGGGT GTACCACGTGGGCCTGGAGGAGTTCGGGAGTATGAGGGCAGAGGTCCTGCTCCAGGTTCTGGTCGCTGCTTCAATTGTGGCATTGATGGTCACTGGGCTCGTGATTGTAAAGCTGGAGACTGGAAGAATAAGTGTTACCGCTGTGGGGAAAGAGGTCACATTGAGAGGAACTGCCAAAACAGTCCTAAAAAGAATAG TAGTGGACGTGGTCGAAGTTACTCACGATCTCCTGTGAGGTCACGTTCCCCTCGCCGTGGTGGCCGCAGTAGGAGTAGAAGCTTCAGCAGAAGCCGCAGTTACAG CCGGTCAAGGTCCCCTGCTGCCAGAAGAGGACGTGATGCTGATTATAAAGAGAGGTCAAGAAGCCCTCGTGATGAAAGCCCAGATCTTAAAAGGGTTGCCTCTCCTACTAAATCAAGGAAGCTCAGTCCAACGCCTGATATGGATGCGCCAAGAGAGCGAAGTGCTTCTCCTAGTAGAGGCAGAGTGGAGAGAGAGCAAGATGGGTACAATAGTGATAGCCCAAAGGAGACTAGCCGTAGCCCTGTGAGTCCTGCTGGTAGGAGGTATGATGAGAGTCCTTACGAGGAAAATGGGCGCAATCGCAGCCCTAGCCCTGGAGAGGATAGAAGTCCTGCTGAGGATGAAGACGCAGTACGCTCTCCCTGA
- the LOC125205304 gene encoding pathogenesis-related protein 1-like isoform X2, with product MQETKMINKAASGRDGSELKIISGLAMVLWKTMLMLAGLLFGIGMSVLAASAAAKVVHNTPKTELRRRTTHQKHAVFQAAYIPTMNLEQQDYLEAHNELRESAGMPPLEWDAKLAASAHDWAEKRRGDCDYRMHSSSPYGENIFYMKYREFSPKDVVQWWFSESKMYDSRQLRCRCAPEREGCECGHFLNVVWRDTKRVGCSGNVYCNNQGGVYIVCEYDPPALSAGNPFTLHHY from the exons ATGCAGGAG ACGAAGATGATAAACAAAGCAGCGAGTGGGAGAGATGGCTCGGAGCTGAAGATTATCAGTGGGTTGGCTATGGTGCTTTGGAAGACGATGTTGATGCTAGCTGGCCTCTTGTTTGGGATTGGAATGT CCGTGTTGGCGGCCTCAGCAGCGGCGAAGGTGGTCCACAACACGCCGAAAACGGAACTGAGGAGGCGGACCACCCACCAAAAGCACGCAGTATTCCAGGCGGCATACATACCAACCATGAACCTGGAGCAGCAGGACTACCTGGAGGCCCACAACGAGCTCCGGGAGTCGGCAGGCATGCCGCCGCTGGAGTGGGACGCGAAGCTGGCGGCGTCGGCGCACGACTGGGCGGAGAAGCGGCGCGGGGACTGCGACTACCGCATGCACTCGAGCAGCCCGTACGGGGAGAACATCTTCTACATGAAGTACCGAGAGTTCTCGCCCAAGGACGTGGTGCAGTGGTGGTTCAGCGAGAGCAAGATGTACGACTCGCGGCAGCTGCGGTGCCGCTGCGCCCCGGAGAGGGAGGGCTGCGAGTGCGGCCACTTCCTCAACGTGGTGTGGCGGGACACGAAGAGGGTCGGCTGCAGCGGCAACGTCTACTGCAACAATCAGGGGGGTGTCTACATCGTCTGTGAGTACGACCCGCCCGCGCTCTCTGCCGGAAATCCCTTCACCCTCCACCACTATTGA